Within the Palaemon carinicauda isolate YSFRI2023 unplaced genomic scaffold, ASM3689809v2 scaffold112, whole genome shotgun sequence genome, the region ATGTGTTGTTGTGCCTGAGTTGTGTTGTTGTGCCAGTGATGTGTGTTGTGCCCTTGATGTGTTGTTGTGCCCACGATGTGTTGTGCCCCTGATGTGTTGTTGTGGCTGTGATGTGTGTTGTGGCTGTGATGTGTTGTTGTGCCTAAGATGTGTTGTTGTGCCCGTGATGTGTTGTTGTGCCCACGATGTGTTGTTGTGCCCGTGATGTGTTGTTGTACCCACGATGTGTTGTTGTGCCTGAGATGTGTTGTTGTGCCTGTGATGTGTTTCTGTGCCCGTGATGTGTCGTTGTGCCTGTGATGTATTATTGTGCCTGTGATGTGTTGCTGTGCCACAATGTGTTGTTGTGCCTGAGATGTGTTGTTGTGCCAGTGAGGTGTGTTGTGCCCTTGATGTGTTGTTGTGCCCCTGATGTGTTGTTGCGCCCGTGATGTGTTTCTGTGCCCGTGATGTGTTTTCTGTGCCCGTGATGTGTCGTTGTGCCTGTGATGTATTATTGTGCCTGTGATGTGTTGCTGTGCCACAATGTGTTGTTGTGCCTGAGATGTGTTGTTGTGCCAGTGATGTGTGTTGTACCCATGATGTGTTGTTGTGCCCACGATGTGTTGTGCCCCTGATGTATTGTTGTGGCTGTGATGTGTGTTGTGCCTGTGATGTGTTGTTGTGCCTAAGATGTGTTGTTGTGCCTGTGATGTGTGTTGTGCCCGTGATGTGTTGTTGTGCCCACGATGTGTTGTTGTGCCCCTGATGTGTTGTTGTGGCTGTGATGTGTGTTGTGCCTGTGATGTGTTGTTGTGCCTAAGATGTGTTGTTGTGGCTGTGATGTGTGTTGTGCCTGTGATGTGTTGTTGTGCCTGTGATGTGTTGTTGTTGCCCGTGATGTGTTGTTGTGCCCACGATGTGTTGTGCCCCTGATGTGTTGTTGTGGCTGTGATGTGTTGTGCCTGTGATGTGTTGTTGTGCCTAAGATGTGTTGTTGTGCCCGTGATGTGTTGTTGTGCCCGTGATGTGTTGTGCCCACGATGTGTTGTTGTGCCTGTGATGTGTGTTGTGCCTGTGATGTGTTGTTGTGCCTAAGATGTGTTGTTGTGCCCGTGATGTGTTGTTGTGCCCCTGATGTGTTGTTGTGCCTGAGATGTGTTGCTGTGCCTGAGATGTGTTGTTGTGCCAGTGATGTGTGTTGTGCCCTTGATGTGTTGTTGTGCCCACGATGTGTTGTTGTGCCCCTGATGTGTTGTTGTGGCTGTGATGTGTGTTGTGGCTGTGATGTGTTGTTGTGCCTAAGATGTGTTGTTGTGCCCGTGATGTGTTGTTGTGCCCGAGATGTGTTGTTGTGCCCACGATGTGTTGTTGTGGCTGTGATGTGTGTTGTGCCTGTGATGTGTTGTTGTGCCTAAGATGTGTTGTTGTGCCCGTGATGTGTTGTTGTGGCTGTGATGTGTTGTTGTGCCCGTGATGTGTTGTTGTGGCTGTGATGTGTGTTGTGCCTGTGATGTGTTGTTGTGCCTAAGATGTGTTGTTGTGCCCGTGATGTGTTGTTGTGCCCCTGATGTGTTGTTGTGCCTGTGATGTGTTGCTGTGCCACAATGTGTTGTTGAGCCTGAGATGTGTTGTTGTGCCAGTGATGTGTGTTGTGCCCTTGATGTGTTGTTGTGCCCACGAAGTGTTGTTGTGCCCCTGATGTGTTGTTGTGGCTGTGATGTGTGTTGTGGCTGTGATGTGTTGTTGTGCCTAAGATGTGTTGTTGTGCCCGTGATGTGTTGTTGTGCCCGTGATGTGTTGTTGTGCCCACGATGTGTTGTTGTGGCTGTGATGTGTGTTGTGCCTGTGATGTGTGTTGTGCCTGTGATGTGTTGTTGTGCCTAAGATGTGTTGTTGTGCCCGTGATGTGTTGTTGTGCCCCTGATGTGTTGTTGTGCCTGTGATGTGTTGCTGTGCCACAATGTGTTGTTGTGCCTGAGATGTGTTGTTGTGCCAGTGATGTGTGTTGTGCCCTTGATGTGTTGTTGTGCCCACGATGTGTTGTTGTGCCCCTGATGTGTTGTTGTGGCTGTGATGTGTGTTGTGGCTGTGATGTGTTGTTGTGCCTAAGATGTGTTGTTGTGCCTGTGATGTGTGTTGTGCCCGTGATTATGTTGTTGTGCCAGCGATGTGTCGTTGTGCCTGAGATGTGTAGTTGTGCTCCTGATGTGTTGTTGTGCCCGTGATGTGTTTCTGTGCCCGTGATGTGTCGTTGTGCCTGTGATGTATTATTGTGCCTGTGATGTGTTGCTGTAACACAATGTGTTATTGTGCCTGAGATGTGTTGTTGTGCCAGTGATGTGTGTTGTGCCCTTGATGTGTTGTTGTGCCCCTGATGTGTTGTTGCGCCCGTGATGTGTTTCTGTGCCCGTGATGTGTTTCTGTGCCCGTGATGTGTCGTTGTGCCTGTGATGTATTATTGTGCCTGTGATGTGTTGCTGTGCCACAATGTGTTGTTGTGCCTGAGATGTGTTGTTGTGCCAGTGATGTGTGTTGTGCCCTTGATGTGTTGTTGTGCCTGTGGTGTGTTGTTGTGCCCCTGATGTATTGTTGTGCCCCTGATGTATTGTTGTGGCTGTGATGTGTGTTGTGCCCGTGATGTGTTGTTGTGCCCACGATGTGTTTTTGTGCCCCTGATGTGTTGTTGTGCCCGTGATGTATTGTTGTGGCTGTGATGTGTGTTGTGCCTGTGATGTGTTGTTGTGCCTAAGATGTGTTGTTGTGGCTGTGATGTGTGTTGTGCCTGTGATGTGTTGTTGTGCCTAAGATGTGTTGTTGTGGCTGTGATGTGTTGTTGTGGCTGTGATGTGTTTTTGTGCCCGTGATGTGTTGTTGTGCCCACGATGTGTTGTTGTGCCCCTGATGTGTTGTTGTGCCCGTGATATGTTGTTGTGCCCACGATGTGTTGTTGTGCCTGTGATGTGTTGCTGTGCCACAATGTGTTGTTGTGCCTGAGATGTGTTGTTGTGCCAGTGATGTGTGTTGTGCCCTTGATGTGTTGTTGTGCCCCTGATGTGTTGTTGTGGCTGTGATGTGTTGTTGTGCCTAAGATGTGTTGTTGTGTCCATGATGTGTTGTTGTGCCCGTGATGTGTTGTTGTGCCCACGATGTGTTGTTGTGCCTGAGATGTGTTGTTGTGCTCCTGATGTGTTGTTGTGCCCGTGATGTGTTATTGTGCCCATGATGTGTTGTTGTGCCTGAGATGCGTTGTTGTGCCTGTGATGTGTTGTTGTGCCTGAGAAGTGTTGCTGTGCCCGTGATGTGTTGCTGTGCCCGTGATGTGTTGTTGTGCCCCTGATGTGTTGTTGTGCCTGAGATGTGTTGTTGTGCCCCTGATGTGTTGTTGTGGCTGTGACGTGTGTTGTGCCTGTGATGTGTTGTTGTGCCCATGTGTTGTTGTGCCCGTGATGTGTTGTTCCCGTGATGTGTTGCTGTGCCCACGATGTGTTGCTGTGCCCGTGATGTGTTGCTGTGCCCACGATGTGTATTTGTGCCCCTGATGTGTTGTTGTGCCCCTGGTGTGTTGTTGTGGCTGTGATGTGTGTTGTGCCTGTGATGTGTTGCTGTGCCTAAGATGTGTTGTTGTGCCTGTGATGTGTTGTTGTGCCCGTGATGTGTTGTTGTGCCCACGATGTGTTGTTGTAGCTGTGATGTGTGTTGTGCCCGTGATGTGTTGTTGTGCCCGTGATGTATTGCTGTGCCACAATGTGTTGTTGTGCCTGAGATGTGTCGTGCCCGTCATGTGTTGTTGCGCCCGTGATGTGTTGCTGTGCCCGTCATGTGTTGTTGTGCCCAGTGATGTGTGTTGTGCCTGTCATGTGTTGCTGTGCCCGTGTTGTGTTGTTGTGCCCGTGTTGTGTTGCTATGCCCGTGATGTGTTGTTGTGCCACGATGTGTTGTTGTGCCCCTGATGTGTTGTGCCTGTGATGTGTTGTTTTGCCTGTGATGTGTTGTTGTGCCAGTGATGTGTGTTGTGCCTGTGATGTGTTGTTGTGCCTAAGATGTGTTGTTGTGCCTGTGATGTGTTGTTGTGCCTAACATGTGTTGTTGTGCCCGTGATGTGTGTTGTGCCCGTGATGTGTTGTTGTGCCCACGATGTGTTGTTGTGGCTGTGATGTGTGTTGTGCCTGTGATGTGTTGTTGTGCCCGTGATGTGTTGTTGTGCCCACGATGTGTTGCTGTGCCCATGATGTGTTGTTGTGCCTGTGATGTGTTGTTGTGCCCCTGATGTGTTGTTGTGGCCCTGATGTGTTGTTATGGCTGTGATGTGTGTTGTGCCTGTGATGTGTTGTTGTGCCTAAGATGTGTTGTTGTGGCTGTGATGTGTGTTGTGCCTGTGATGTGTTGTTGTGCCTAAGATGTGTTGTTGTGCCTAAGATGTGTTGTTGTGCCCGTGATGTGTTGTTGTGCCCATGATGTGTTGTTGTGCCCGTGATGTGTTGTTGTGCCTGTGATGTGTTACTGTGCCCGTGATGTGTTGTTGTGCCTGTGATGTGTTGTTGTGCCCGTGATTATGTTGTGCCCACAATGTGTTGTTGTGCCCACGATGTGTTGCTGTGCCCGTGATGTGTTGTTGTGCCCACAATGTGTTACTGTGCCCGTGATGTGTTGTTGTGCCTGTGATGTGTTGTTGTGCCCGTGATGTGTTGTTGTGCCTGTGATGTGTTGTTGTGCCCGTGATTATGTTGTGCCCGTGATGTGTTGTTGTGCCCACGATGTGTTGCTGTGCCCGTGATGTGTTGTTGTGCCCACGATGTGTTGCTGTGCCCGTGATGTGTTGTTCTGCCCACGATGTGTTGTAATAATTTGCATCGTTAAGAGAGCAACGGTTTTAATTGTTGTCGTTCAAATTAGCGACACATCAATGTAAGCCTCCTGGTCATTACTTTTAACCCTATTGAGTAATCTAAGGGCTCTAACGGTAATTATTCTTCAAATCTTTACCCTAAAACACCAAAATAATAAGAAGgaatacttaaaaaataaaagtaagtaaCACATTAACTCTTACCTTACCTTTgaggaagaaaattaaaattttagagAAATTGTTAAACGAGGAGATCTTGGGATAAGCTTGAGAATGGGACTAcagattttagaaaggtctttaaaagatatatatttcagCACAAAATATATAAGAATAGTTTTACTGTAAAAACGGCTATGACAATAAGCAAACTAATAGAATTTTGGATTTTTGGAAAAGAAGtcaagatatgaaaaaatattgatatgcAGTTGGAAATCCACACTCGGCTCCTTTCCTGGCAGCGATCAATTACATTAGCTATACACTTCATACAAGAAACAGTTTTAATAACTTATGGTAAATCCAGAAGATTGCTCTCAAACAGTGGCTGCTTCTGTTCTCTGGCCTGATTGAAATCCagcaattttatgtaatttttgaaAGATCACATCATGAAGGACACAGTTTGAATATTTGGTAAATCAATGGATTGCTCTCAGACAGAGGCTGCTTCTGTTCTCTGGCTAGATTGAAATacagtaattttatgtaattttttaaagatCGCATCATAAAGGACACAGTTTGAATAATATTTGGTAAATCAATGGATTGCTCTCAGACAGAGGCTGTTTCTGTTCTCTGGCCTGATTGAAATCCagcaattttatgtaatttttgaaAGATCACATCATGAAGGACACAGTTTGAATATTTGGTAAATCAATGGATTGCTCTCAGACAGAGGCTGCTTCTGTTCTCTGGCTAGATTGAAATacagtaattttatgtaattttttaaagatCGCATCATAAAGGACACAGTTTGAATAATATTTGGTAAATCAATGGATTGCTCTCAGTCAGAGGCTGTTTCTGTTCTCTGTCTTGATTGAAATACAGTAATTCTATGTAATTTTTTAAATATCACATCATGAAGGACACAGTTTGAATAATATTTGGTAAATCAATAGATTGCTCTCAAACAGAGGCTGTTTCTGTTCTCTGGCCTGATTGAAATACagcaattttatgtaattttttaaagatCGCATCATAAAGGACACAGTTTGAATAATATTTGGTAAATCAATGGATTACTCTCAGACAGGCTGTTTCTGTTCTCTGGCCTGATTGAAATACAGTAATTTTATAACCACTGTATCATCACTCGATTTAAAGATTACGGCTAAATTATCAGGCATAGGGACCGGGTGGTATACAGACTCCACTAACACTGCGTAATTAAAAACCTTGGAAAAGCAGTTCATTAAAAAAACACTTTCTAGAGAGCATAATAGTCAGAGGACGTCTCTCttctctaaaatgaaataaaataattgtatcATCACTCTCATATTTTATTGTAAGGATTAAGGCTAAATTACTCGGCACTGGGACTGGTTGGGTCATTCATTTGCACTATACACTGCATCATTTAAGGAAGTGACACTACCAACACCCTGTTAaaataaaaacactggaaaaagtCCATATAAAAACATACTTTCTAGAAAGCATAACTTGATGTACACTGACATCGCCAACACCCTGCGTAAATGAAAACACTGAGAAAACACACAAGTTCACATACAAAACACATCTCTCAAATATGTAATGTTTCCGCAAAGGTAATGACTGAAACCCGTATATATTCTAATATGTTTATTTACAAATCTACAGAACAGCTACAAATTGAATTGGCAACATATAACTGCAGCTCACGAAGCTATCGTAACTTGGCATCTAAGAAAACTAGGGTTAGTTGCGAGAACTAAGAAGCCGTGGTCTGGTGTAATGGAAGTATAATATACTACTGTTATTACATCAACGACAAACCAAAGCGGATAAAATAAGCACCGATAACACCCTAGCTACGGACAGCAACGAAAAACAAAGATCATTATCATCTTTCAGCCATAAGAACAAGACCCTAAATAGTTAagtctatatttcatatatatataaaactagattttgtAAGTGATGCAGGGATATATTGTATGTTTAAGAAAAAGCAATAAttcattgctgagagagagagagagagagagagagagagagagagagagagagagagagcacatcttAAAATAGTGGTGGTATGAAAAATACTTCCGACTGAAATTTGAACAAGAAAATTATTCAATGATCAAAGATACTTCTAAATCATTTGTCACAGTCAAACAAAACTAGCCTCAAATGAAGGATAAATATAACAGAAATATAAACAAACGCATAATCATCGTCTTTAGTCTTCTATTCATTACCTATATCTGAAGATTCAAATACTATATTCCCTTTTTGAAAGTTATTTTGAGTTAGGTTCTAAAGCATCAACTCATCAACAATGACCATTTTGAATATGATAGAATATTAAGTGTGTTTACTATTCTTCTACCTGAAAGTAAAACCTGTGATTCCAACATATATGTCAAATCAATCAGTCGACCTCTCAAACATTACAAATTGAAAACCTACACAAGTTTGAATGAATCCTTAATCAAGACTTTCAAAGATTTTAATATTCTAGAAAAAACTACAACATTAGCTATTATATTCTCATGTCTTCCCATAATTAATCTTCCAACGAACGTAGTATTTATAGTGTGCGAGTATAATAAACTTGGAGctataacaataaaaacatttattttttttttattcaagatacagtgaaccctcgctacttcgcggttcgaccatcgcggatttttttcataaaccatatatatatacatattggtaataacaaaatcaacatactgtattgaataatcaatataatcgatgaaaaaactaacctatacacagatgtgtacagtaaatgcgtttgtttcttcattatgatcagagaaacgtaaacaaaaaattggttgccattttttatcgtgctttttggcgtgtttaggaaacgcatgatataaaatcgcctttaatatttgtgcctgttttagtttagggtactgtagtacatgcattatgtgttctgtacattaaagggtagtttgttaacagtactacgtacaagggaaggtttaaaagtccgaatatacatgttaaataaataggtaaatatggtgtcactacttcgcggattttcacctatcgcggccgggtctggaacctatctaccgcgataaacgagggctcactgtaagtGTACTAAAATAAAAAGAGATAAAGGATACACTTAAGTTTTCAGCTGTCcaaaaaatattcaagaatttcAGCCTCCTTTTCAGTAAGTAGTGAGAATTGTGCAAACCTGCATCACTTGCAAACTCTGAGTCTTCTCAACAACATTGCACATCCACTTAAGCGGTATATGTATCCAAACTATTCCGCCTATGTATTAAAACAACCACAGCAGATTAAACAAGTCTTCATCAAAAATATATTACGTATATGTTACTACAGTACATCAGAGCATTTCAACTATTAAACATCAGCAGGAGATGGGAATAAGCCATATTGAATGTCAAGATGGCAGACGAAAACGTACCCACATCCACTAAGAATCAACCAGCAGTTCACAGAAGTCCCAAGTTGGCCGATGAAAATGTACCCACATCCGCTAAGAATCAACCAGCAGTTCACAGAAGGACTGCTAAGATGGCTGATGCAAATGTACCCACATCCACTAAGAATCAACCAGTAGTTGACAAAAGTGCTAAGTTGGCCGATGAAAATGTACCCACATCTGCTAAGAATCAACTAGCAGTTCACAGTAGTGCCAAGATGGCCGATGAAAATGTACCCATATCCACTAAGAATTAACCAGCAGCTCACAGAAGGACTGCTAAGATGGCTGATGAAAATGTACCCACATCCACTAAGAATCAACCTGCAGTTCAAAGGGGAAGTGCCAAGAAGGCCAATAAAAATGTACCCACATCCGCTAAGAATCAACCAGCAGTTCACAGTAGTGCCAAGATGGCCGATGAAAACGTACCCACATCCACTAAGAATCAACCAGCAGTTCATGGAATGAATGCCAAGATGGCTGACAGAAATGTACCAACATCTGCAAAGAATCGACCAGCAGTTTACAGATGGATTGCCAAGATGGCTGACAAAAATGTACCCAAATCCACTAAGACTTAACCCGCACTTCATAGGTTTGTTAACATGGCTGATGAAAACGTTCCCAAATCCACTAAGAAAGAATGATTCTGTTTGTGACTAACTGCATAGAATTGTtacaaaaaactaaaaattatacTGGTTGTAAAGTCAAAACAATTTCATTGTCTTCTTGTCTTCACTGCTAGGTCAGTTTTCAATTGGAATTAGCACCAGATGTTAAATAGCCTACATAATTCCATAGCCGCGTAGAAAGTGCTGACACTGCATAAAATGCGAAAAAATCCCATCTCAGACGAAATTGATTTTTATATATCTGTAATACTTTAGTAAGCTTCAAACCTGTTCTATAACATTCATTCTTTTTTGTGATAAAAAATTgttttagtaataaaaattaaatatgtatacattgttaattaatattttcaatcatattgcaaatattttcaacaaatatataatgaaaaatatcttttCTGATTTAGAGTTGCATACATACTTAAGATTGgttttttcaaaatcattaatcaCTATCAAAAATAGAAAAACCTTATTTTATAAGCATTTTTGTCTTAAAATTAATATCTTATTGCACTCATACAAACTTATAATGATTTGGCATAAATACATTTAGTAATTACAAAATTACAACCTCCTAAATTACAcaagaaaat harbors:
- the LOC137635305 gene encoding filaggrin-2-like is translated as MDTTTHLRHNNTSQPQQHIRGTTTHQGHNTHHWHNNTSQAQQHIVAQQHITGTTTHRGHNNISRAQQHIRGTTTHPTHHRHNNTSQAQRHITGTETHHGHNNTSGAQLHISGTTTHRWHNNIITGTTHITGTTTHLRHNNTSQPQHTSQPQQHIRGTTTHRGHNNTSRAQHTSLAQQHISGTTTHCGTATHHRHNNTSGAQQHITGTTTHLRHNNTSQAQHTSQAQHTSQPQQHIVGTTTHHGHNNTSRAQQHILGTTTHHSHNTHHSHNNTSGAQQHFVGTTTHQGHNTHHWHNNTSQAQQHIVAQQHITGTTTHRGHNTSRAQQHITGTTTHLRHNNTSQAQHITATTTHQGHNTSWAQQHITGNNNTSQAQQHITGTTHITATTTHLRHNNTSQAQHTSQPQQHIRGTTTHRGHNNTSRAQHTSQAQQHILGTTTHHRHNTHHSHNNTSGAQHIVGTTTHHGYNTHHWHNNTSQAQQHIVAQQHITGTIIHHRHNDTSRAQKTHHGHRNTSRAQQHIRGTTTHQGHNTPHWHNNTSQAQQHIVAQQHITGTIIHHRHNDTSRAQKHITGTTTHLRHNNTSWVQQHITGTTTHRGHNNTSRAQQHILGTTTHHSHNTHHSHNNTSGAQHI
- the LOC137635303 gene encoding uncharacterized protein, with amino-acid sequence MTGTTHLRHNNTLWHSNTSRAQQHITGTTHITATTTHRGHNNTSRAQQHITGTTTHLRHSNTSQAQHTSQPQQHTRGTTTHQGHKYTSWAQQHITGTATHRGHSNTSREQHITGTTTHGHNNTSQAQHTSQPQQHIRGTTTHLRHNNTSGAQQHITGTATHHGHSNTSQAQQHITGTTTHLRHNNTSWAQ